TTATAGATTTTAATAAAGGTTGTTATTTAGGACAAGAAACAATGTCAAAAATAAAAAATGTTTCTTCTTTAAAACAGGAAATAAGAATTTGGAAATCAATTGAATCTAATTTGAATTTAGAATTAGAAGATAAAAATTTATATATAAATTCTGCCAAGGATATTTCTGTAGGCAAAATCACTAGATTTTTTAAATCAGATCGTCAAATAAAAGGTTTAGCTATGATAAAAAGAAAATATTTAGAGGAAGAAAGTTATTTTTTTTCAGAAATTTTTGGAAAAATTAGTATAAAAAAATCTGTAGGATCAATTTTTCTTTAATCGATTTTTGATTAAATATTCTGCAATTTGTAGAGTAGCAAAACAATCATCTTTGTTATATTGGATTATTTTCTTTAAAAATATTTGGTTTTCTGTAATTTGATATTGAATCCACCAATAAAGTGCTTTCGAGCCACTTACATTTTTTTGCACCCATTCAAATCCAAGCCAATTAGAGACAGTTTTTAAGCCATAGTTTTTTAGTGGCAATATCCAGGACTTTCTTATTAAGTAATGTAAGTCAATAAATCTGGAGGAAAGTGAATCTATTTCTTCGAAACTAAAATTTAGTTCTTTCGCAATATTAATTATTGATATTTTTTCAGTTTCTCCGTAATGCAAAACTGGCCATTCCTTGTTTGAAAAAAGTATTTCAATAATTTTCCTGTAAGATTCTCCTTTATTCTTTTTAAGATTTAAGATTGGTTCATAAACAAGATCTTCTTTTTTTATAGACAAATTATTTACTTTTAAAAATCCATATAAAAAATCATGCTTTTCATCTGGATTTGACTCAATATCAAATATATAAAAGCCAGAACATATTTTTTCTAATAGATCATGCGTATTATTTTTATTAGAAATGAAATATGGTTCTCCAGAAATATATGCTTTTGCTTGCTTTACAAATAAGGAGGCTTTTTCATACTTTTGATCGTTGAATTTAGATAATTTCTCTCCAAGTTGTTTTTCGTTATACAAAGCTAATGTTTGGGTATCAGATATTCCATTTGTTATGAGTAACGAGGCTGTTTTGGAACCTATTCCATCTATATCTGTTAGGTATCCATTTTCTTTTGCTTCTTTGTCACAAAATTTTTGCCAGGAACAAATAGTACATTTTTTTCTATCTTGAGTTATTTCTGGTATAGATCCCTCCAAGCATTCATTCAAATTTAATAAAACATTTAAAACTTTTTTTCTTAATTTTTTATTTATATAAATTTCTTCAACTTTAACTTTTTTATAAAAAGTGGAAATTACTAATCCTTTCTCAATT
This sequence is a window from Prochlorococcus marinus XMU1419. Protein-coding genes within it:
- a CDS encoding TM0106 family RecB-like putative nuclease, with amino-acid sequence MNSLHLKSFTRCKRKAWLDFKGKKSYEVWSPHKAIDKINQFQIFSEFCNGEIYTGLKACENGYQGVIGLKIKGNLFQNINAEIRPQLLVKTKGKSKWGQYKYLPAVYKLGHKTTKEHLFDLAFCSMLLESFQESKIEKGLVISTFYKKVKVEEIYINKKLRKKVLNVLLNLNECLEGSIPEITQDRKKCTICSWQKFCDKEAKENGYLTDIDGIGSKTASLLITNGISDTQTLALYNEKQLGEKLSKFNDQKYEKASLFVKQAKAYISGEPYFISNKNNTHDLLEKICSGFYIFDIESNPDEKHDFLYGFLKVNNLSIKKEDLVYEPILNLKKNKGESYRKIIEILFSNKEWPVLHYGETEKISIINIAKELNFSFEEIDSLSSRFIDLHYLIRKSWILPLKNYGLKTVSNWLGFEWVQKNVSGSKALYWWIQYQITENQIFLKKIIQYNKDDCFATLQIAEYLIKNRLKKN